The nucleotide sequence GGCGTAGGTGACCACCACCCAACATGCGAAACATGGCATAGGAATATCATACTATGACATTATGAAACTCCAACAATACAGAACAGGACCCCGAGGATACAGCACTCCTGAAAGACGAGCAGGGTCAAAACTGCGTTAAAGTAAGGTTTAGACAACCCGCTTTAATCCCTGTTTCTTGTAATAACAATAAAGGCATGTTTTGTTTGATCTGTGTCACACCATGATAAATATGTCTGGACCTACCACCATATATCAATACATCACCAGACTGCATCAAAACACTTTGTGACTTGTTGTCTCCACAAAGGCGATACACAAATTCTGCAGCCTCACCAATGAAGATGGAAACCACAGGGGATCCCCTTCCACTCTCATCGCGATCCTACAATCAAACAGAAACATTCAAATTAACTCTACTATTTCTGACCAATTACCTAC is from Helianthus annuus cultivar XRQ/B chromosome 9, HanXRQr2.0-SUNRISE, whole genome shotgun sequence and encodes:
- the LOC118482224 gene encoding alpha-ketoglutarate-dependent dioxygenase AlkB-like is translated as MCFGLGWDPKTPPVPHQLISLAAKAVEDAQAHLDQLPSMSPNTCLVCFYPLSCGRIGLHQDRDESGRGSPVVSIFIGEAAEFVYRLCGDNKSQSVLMQSGDVLIYGGRSRHIYHGVTQIKQNMPLLLLQETGIKAGCLNLTLTQF